Proteins found in one Longimicrobium sp. genomic segment:
- a CDS encoding S4 domain-containing protein produces the protein MSTAEPLRVDVLLHRLCLTKSRSEAKAACEMGAVSLDGRRARPADAVTAGKRISIRYPSRLLEVELLELPGKNVSKKAARDLYRVLQDEKVRDEPF, from the coding sequence GTGAGCACCGCCGAGCCGCTGCGGGTGGACGTTCTGCTGCACCGGCTCTGCCTGACGAAGAGCCGCAGCGAGGCCAAGGCGGCGTGCGAGATGGGGGCGGTTTCGCTGGACGGGCGCCGCGCCCGCCCCGCCGACGCGGTCACCGCGGGCAAGCGCATCTCCATCCGCTACCCCTCGCGGCTGCTGGAGGTGGAGCTGCTGGAGCTGCCGGGAAAGAACGTGTCGAAGAAGGCCGCGCGCGACCTGTACCGCGTGCTGCAGGACGAAAAGGTGCGCGACGAGCCGTTCTGA